One window of the Leptotrichia massiliensis genome contains the following:
- a CDS encoding beta-galactosidase, with protein sequence MKRFIIAVLILIFMSFLIMAENIGNVSSSVSEIKSNNDILLKCSNMAGESTQVTGINENNGNNIFLKCMNSENINESIVTTNKINSKDILLECLNPSEKTAGETEKVGNSNEKILKCSNIVKIINASELLQTDKIGDVKGIQLKCSNPVKNVNTAENPLSESNSSKDIVLKCSSTSENLLKNETTINSERVTTTEITLKCSNVVKVIDGNKVFSDNLENYDAVILNCTEKTENNNNIIGNIGQPKGNIGSLGSNIGGKVPIGPIIGGAVGIPAVGAIVGGIGHHGGKGKDDSPKAQNGGNNGSNNSGKNDIGKPKKDDSKIHNVKGIGIQPVNPFWRSNLQEAEDSYSKIARVGFQWVRITASWHRIQSSKNGGYDWQDIDDAIALAKKYNLKVLMQISSAPEWATGVDKLSAAEKNALNARKIWVASFAPLPQYDNDFSNFVSALVNRYARQGVIDYEFWNEPGNPEFWHDTIQNPKPNPEHYTHLLKIAYTAAHNAHNDVNVMAGGMTVGGSNNSTGYIGPMEFLERMYRAGAKEYFDGVSHHPYGIYARAFRDNGWANMIGDVVKPGGGEKTLYQIMLENGDGNKKIWPSEVGLDAAYPGVDETKQANVISQILGWYQKSNIFGPLILYQAKDRKPYITSGVVDRDSNGDGWLDVNIDTNGDGIPDANIDADNNGRPDILDAADPANYFGIWKSDGTEKKAVDVIRRFINNQPLPGSNPLTNGCDSATDASGQWKSVKCWEFKDRNLPSDWQSKKAINHLNSHLSYLHNNISLVNGDHVRITTRRHCVNRRGDPLTDANATTGVCPAGKVTQYSSGRLESNKLVDASKPFRAEVRARMNWNRLQGMRTALWMQKQHNDVDTPICKNPGGSAPYGSLLILEWFASTPSYAWPATNISCYYSQVNHEWTPRGFTHRLENIVGGHTTSLTHEWHVWAIEFDGTKVRYYMDGRLIPVVHYRIKDAQRISVVDNTRYDQYGNYLSTMPDEDFSKLNIPSALIKQGFENDKWHFIFNDYVEWEPGLNPPSEHSPFPVQTTEIDYVRLYRKN encoded by the coding sequence ATGAAAAGATTTATAATTGCTGTACTGATCTTAATTTTTATGAGTTTTTTGATAATGGCTGAAAATATAGGTAATGTATCTTCTTCAGTAAGCGAAATAAAATCGAATAACGATATATTATTAAAATGTTCAAATATGGCGGGAGAAAGTACACAAGTAACTGGAATAAATGAAAATAATGGGAATAATATATTTTTAAAATGTATGAATTCTGAAAATATAAATGAAAGTATAGTTACAACAAATAAAATTAATTCCAAAGATATATTATTGGAATGTTTAAATCCGAGTGAAAAAACAGCAGGTGAAACAGAGAAAGTTGGAAATTCTAATGAAAAAATATTAAAATGTTCAAATATAGTTAAAATAATTAATGCGAGTGAATTACTTCAAACAGATAAAATTGGGGATGTCAAAGGAATACAGTTAAAATGTTCAAATCCAGTAAAAAATGTAAATACAGCTGAAAACCCACTATCTGAAAGCAACAGTTCAAAAGATATAGTTTTAAAATGTTCAAGTACATCTGAAAATCTTTTGAAAAACGAAACAACGATAAATAGTGAAAGAGTAACTACAACTGAAATAACATTAAAATGTTCAAATGTAGTTAAAGTTATTGATGGAAATAAAGTCTTTTCGGATAATTTAGAAAATTATGATGCAGTAATATTAAACTGTACAGAGAAAACAGAAAATAACAACAATATTATTGGTAATATAGGACAACCAAAAGGGAATATTGGGTCGTTAGGAAGTAATATAGGTGGAAAAGTTCCTATTGGACCTATTATTGGGGGAGCAGTAGGAATTCCTGCTGTTGGAGCGATTGTCGGAGGAATTGGACATCATGGTGGTAAAGGAAAAGATGACTCTCCGAAAGCTCAAAATGGTGGTAACAATGGTTCAAATAATAGTGGAAAAAATGATATTGGAAAACCCAAAAAAGATGATTCAAAAATACATAATGTAAAAGGAATTGGAATTCAGCCAGTTAATCCTTTTTGGAGAAGTAATCTTCAAGAAGCGGAAGACTCTTATTCAAAAATAGCAAGGGTAGGATTTCAGTGGGTAAGAATTACAGCTTCGTGGCATAGAATTCAATCTTCAAAAAACGGAGGGTATGACTGGCAGGACATAGATGATGCTATTGCTCTTGCAAAAAAATATAACTTAAAAGTTTTGATGCAAATAAGTAGTGCTCCCGAATGGGCAACAGGAGTAGACAAACTTTCAGCTGCTGAAAAAAATGCGTTAAATGCAAGAAAAATTTGGGTAGCATCATTTGCTCCGCTTCCGCAGTATGATAATGATTTTTCAAATTTTGTAAGTGCATTAGTAAATAGATATGCTCGGCAAGGAGTAATTGACTATGAATTTTGGAATGAACCAGGAAATCCAGAATTTTGGCATGACACGATTCAAAATCCTAAACCTAATCCTGAACATTATACTCATTTATTGAAAATAGCCTATACAGCAGCACATAATGCACATAATGATGTAAATGTTATGGCTGGTGGAATGACAGTAGGAGGGAGTAATAATTCAACAGGGTATATTGGACCTATGGAATTTTTAGAGAGAATGTACAGAGCTGGAGCAAAAGAATATTTTGACGGTGTATCACATCATCCTTATGGAATTTATGCTAGAGCTTTTCGGGATAATGGATGGGCAAATATGATAGGTGATGTTGTAAAACCTGGAGGCGGAGAAAAAACATTATATCAGATAATGTTAGAGAATGGTGATGGAAATAAAAAAATATGGCCGTCAGAAGTAGGACTAGATGCCGCTTATCCTGGAGTCGATGAAACAAAACAAGCCAATGTAATAAGCCAAATTTTAGGATGGTATCAAAAATCAAATATATTTGGGCCTCTTATTCTATATCAAGCAAAAGACAGAAAGCCTTATATTACTTCAGGAGTAGTTGATAGAGATAGTAATGGCGATGGGTGGCTTGATGTAAATATTGATACAAATGGCGATGGTATTCCTGATGCAAATATTGACGCAGATAATAATGGACGGCCTGATATACTGGATGCTGCAGACCCTGCAAATTATTTTGGGATTTGGAAGTCAGATGGTACTGAAAAGAAGGCAGTAGATGTGATTCGAAGATTTATTAATAATCAGCCGTTACCTGGATCAAATCCATTAACAAATGGATGTGATAGTGCCACAGATGCTTCAGGACAATGGAAGAGTGTAAAATGTTGGGAATTTAAAGATAGAAATCTCCCTTCTGATTGGCAAAGTAAAAAGGCTATTAATCATCTAAATAGTCACTTGTCTTATTTACACAATAATATCAGTCTTGTAAACGGTGATCATGTTAGAATTACTACACGTCGTCATTGTGTTAATAGAAGAGGAGACCCGTTAACTGATGCAAATGCGACTACAGGAGTTTGTCCTGCAGGTAAGGTTACCCAATATTCGAGTGGTAGGCTAGAATCTAATAAGCTTGTGGATGCTTCTAAGCCGTTCCGTGCAGAAGTACGTGCCAGAATGAACTGGAATCGTCTGCAAGGAATGCGTACAGCTCTTTGGATGCAGAAACAGCACAATGATGTAGATACGCCTATTTGTAAAAATCCAGGTGGAAGTGCCCCTTACGGTTCACTATTAATTTTAGAATGGTTTGCAAGCACTCCTAGTTATGCATGGCCTGCAACTAATATTAGCTGTTATTACAGCCAAGTTAATCACGAGTGGACACCGCGTGGATTTACACATCGACTGGAAAATATTGTTGGTGGACACACTACATCACTAACACATGAATGGCACGTTTGGGCAATTGAGTTTGATGGAACAAAAGTACGTTATTATATGGATGGAAGGTTGATTCCAGTAGTTCATTATCGTATTAAGGATGCTCAACGTATCAGTGTAGTTGACAATACTAGATATGATCAATACGGTAACTATCTTTCTACTATGCCAGATGAAGACTTTAGCAAGCTAAATATTCCTTCTGCCTTAATTAAACAAGGATTTGAGAACGATAAATGGCATTTCATTTTTAATGATTATGTGGAATGGGAACCAGGTTTGAATCCACCTTCTGAACATTCTCCGTTCCCAGTTCAAACTACAGAGATTGACTACGTACGTTTGTATCGTAAAAATTGA
- the lysA gene encoding diaminopimelate decarboxylase: MKLFGTSKVNEKGNLSIGGVDTVELVKEFKTPLYVMDQELIETTIDKMKEAFKSTRFNTRIAYAGKAFLSTGMIKLVESKGLDLDVVSGGELYTAHKAGFPMNKVHLHGNNKLVSEIKMAVEFGIDTIVVDNEDEIDKIERICREKGKKQAVLVRIDPGIEAHTHHYIKTSGLTSKFGISLFQDNLFDIIKRLNDSEWIEFKGFHTHIGSQIFQSAFFIFALDEIFKYLDKLKKELGIVVHTVNMGGGFGVYYKEGDDPKPIEEVLSEIITYTEAMEIKYQIGFKELCIEPGRSIVGNAGTTLYEVGGIKETVGGKTYVFIDGGMSDNIRTALYQAEYEAGVVSKLNDTDVREITLAGKLCESGDIIIEKGKLPKATEIGDIVAVTTTGAYCYTMSSNYNRMMRPAVVFVKNGKAKVAVKRETLDDLIRNDEIFDL; encoded by the coding sequence ATGAAATTATTTGGAACGTCGAAAGTTAATGAAAAAGGCAATTTATCAATAGGAGGAGTGGATACCGTTGAACTCGTAAAAGAATTTAAAACGCCACTTTATGTTATGGATCAGGAGCTTATTGAAACAACGATAGATAAAATGAAAGAGGCATTTAAGTCTACGAGATTTAATACAAGAATTGCTTATGCTGGGAAAGCGTTTTTGTCAACGGGGATGATTAAACTGGTTGAATCAAAAGGACTGGATTTGGATGTTGTTTCGGGCGGAGAACTTTATACTGCTCATAAAGCGGGATTTCCGATGAATAAAGTTCATTTGCATGGAAACAATAAATTAGTAAGTGAAATTAAAATGGCTGTTGAATTTGGGATTGATACGATTGTTGTTGATAATGAAGATGAAATTGATAAAATTGAGAGAATTTGCCGTGAAAAAGGGAAGAAACAGGCTGTGCTTGTGAGAATCGATCCAGGAATAGAGGCACATACGCATCATTATATAAAGACTTCTGGGCTTACTTCAAAATTTGGAATTTCATTGTTTCAGGATAATTTATTTGATATAATTAAAAGGCTGAATGATAGCGAATGGATAGAATTTAAAGGATTTCATACGCATATCGGTTCACAAATTTTCCAATCGGCGTTCTTTATATTTGCTCTAGATGAGATTTTTAAATATTTAGATAAATTGAAAAAGGAATTGGGAATAGTAGTTCACACAGTAAATATGGGTGGAGGATTTGGAGTTTACTATAAGGAAGGAGATGATCCGAAACCGATAGAGGAAGTACTTAGTGAAATAATAACATACACGGAAGCAATGGAAATTAAATATCAGATTGGATTTAAGGAACTTTGCATTGAGCCAGGAAGAAGTATTGTCGGAAATGCTGGAACTACTTTGTACGAAGTTGGAGGAATTAAGGAAACAGTCGGCGGAAAAACGTATGTATTTATAGATGGAGGAATGTCGGATAATATAAGAACGGCATTATATCAGGCAGAATATGAAGCTGGAGTTGTAAGCAAGCTAAATGATACAGATGTAAGAGAAATAACTTTGGCAGGAAAACTGTGTGAATCAGGGGATATTATCATTGAAAAAGGAAAATTGCCAAAAGCAACAGAAATTGGAGATATTGTGGCAGTAACGACAACAGGGGCATATTGTTACACAATGTCAAGCAACTATAACAGAATGATGCGACCAGCAGTTGTATTCGTAAAGAATGGAAAAGCTAAAGTTGCGGTAAAGAGAGAAACATTGGATGATTTAATTAGAAATGATGAAATTTTTGATTTATAA
- a CDS encoding aspartate kinase — translation MIIVHKYGGTSVATTEKIMNIAKYLGSVKDSGNDVVVVVSAMGKTTDALIKLAHEITDKPDLREMDRLMSTGEQQTIALLSIALQTLGYEAISLTGAQAGIKTSGHYTKNRIEDINGKEIKEHLSKGKIVVVAGFQGVNEAGDVTTLGRGGSDTSAVALAAALGGKCEIYTDVDGIYSIDPRVYKDAKKLPVVSYDEMMELAFLGAGVMEPRAVELGSKYGVEIYVGKSLGEKNGTIITSREKTKENKEMEQKVITGVSINENMVMVNVEEIPTNAQNVYEIFKRAEANGINIDIISQNDVTSHHGSFAFTCPKTDIAALEKIGAEIEAEFPRTSFIINPYITKVSVVGIGLISNIGVAAKMFRILSENDISFHQVSTSEISISLVVDEVMGKRVAELFAKEFDL, via the coding sequence GTGATTATTGTACATAAATATGGTGGAACTTCGGTTGCTACAACGGAGAAAATAATGAATATCGCAAAATATTTGGGAAGTGTGAAGGATTCTGGAAACGATGTGGTTGTCGTGGTTTCAGCGATGGGAAAAACTACAGATGCCTTAATAAAATTGGCTCACGAAATTACCGATAAACCTGATTTGAGGGAAATGGACAGGCTGATGTCAACTGGAGAGCAGCAGACAATCGCATTGCTTAGCATCGCTTTACAGACGCTTGGATACGAGGCTATCTCGCTTACAGGGGCTCAGGCAGGAATAAAAACAAGCGGACATTATACAAAAAACAGAATCGAAGACATTAACGGAAAAGAGATAAAAGAACATTTATCAAAAGGGAAAATTGTAGTTGTGGCTGGATTTCAGGGAGTAAATGAAGCTGGAGATGTGACAACTTTGGGACGTGGAGGATCTGATACTTCGGCTGTTGCTCTAGCGGCTGCACTTGGAGGGAAATGTGAAATTTACACAGATGTGGACGGAATTTATTCAATTGATCCAAGAGTTTATAAAGATGCCAAAAAATTGCCAGTTGTTTCTTATGATGAAATGATGGAGCTGGCTTTTTTAGGAGCTGGAGTAATGGAGCCAAGAGCAGTTGAGCTTGGAAGCAAATATGGTGTAGAAATTTACGTTGGAAAATCGCTTGGAGAAAAAAACGGAACGATTATAACATCAAGAGAAAAAACAAAGGAGAATAAGGAAATGGAGCAAAAAGTAATAACAGGGGTATCAATCAATGAAAATATGGTAATGGTAAACGTGGAGGAAATTCCAACAAATGCACAAAACGTGTATGAAATCTTCAAAAGAGCCGAAGCAAACGGAATAAACATTGATATAATAAGTCAAAATGATGTAACAAGCCATCACGGAAGCTTTGCCTTCACTTGTCCAAAAACAGATATTGCGGCACTTGAAAAAATTGGAGCAGAAATAGAAGCAGAATTTCCAAGAACATCGTTCATAATAAATCCTTACATTACAAAAGTTTCTGTAGTAGGAATAGGACTGATAAGCAACATTGGAGTTGCTGCCAAAATGTTTAGAATCCTTTCAGAAAACGACATAAGTTTCCATCAGGTTTCTACTTCTGAAATCAGTATTTCGTTAGTTGTAGACGAAGTTATGGGAAAAAGAGTAGCTGAATTATTTGCTAAGGAATTTGATTTGTAA
- a CDS encoding SDR family NAD(P)-dependent oxidoreductase → MKRVLITGASSGIGYELAKIYAENGHDLVIVARNRDKLGMLQKEIFEEISKNIKVTVIENDLSQENAAERLYNQIKSSNLKIDTLVNNAGAGIYGRFSEFDEETMKRNDAMINLNIKAVVELTRLFLADMIKDGRGEILNVSSVAAFMPGPLMSTYYASKAFVQSFTEAVREEMKNDIRTKNIKICALCPGPTATEFEKSSNLEESSLFERMKVMSAKKVAEIGYKKFQKGKIIIIPGIFNRIAVFGTRFFSRKFVVRIARKIQEKKKDS, encoded by the coding sequence ATGAAAAGAGTTTTGATAACAGGTGCAAGCAGTGGAATTGGATATGAACTTGCTAAAATTTATGCAGAAAATGGACATGACTTGGTTATTGTGGCACGAAACAGGGATAAATTGGGAATGCTGCAAAAAGAAATTTTTGAGGAAATTTCTAAAAATATTAAAGTAACTGTGATTGAAAATGACTTGTCACAGGAAAATGCTGCTGAAAGGCTTTATAATCAGATAAAATCTAGCAATCTTAAAATTGATACGCTTGTGAATAATGCTGGAGCGGGTATTTATGGAAGGTTTTCTGAATTTGATGAAGAAACGATGAAAAGAAATGATGCAATGATAAATTTGAATATAAAGGCAGTTGTAGAATTGACAAGGCTGTTTTTGGCTGACATGATAAAAGATGGAAGAGGCGAGATATTAAATGTTTCTTCAGTCGCAGCTTTTATGCCAGGACCTCTGATGAGTACGTATTATGCGAGCAAGGCCTTTGTGCAGTCGTTTACTGAAGCGGTTAGGGAAGAAATGAAAAATGATATTCGTACGAAAAATATAAAAATATGTGCTCTTTGTCCTGGTCCAACAGCTACTGAATTTGAAAAAAGCAGTAATTTGGAAGAAAGTTCACTTTTTGAACGAATGAAAGTTATGTCAGCTAAAAAAGTGGCTGAAATTGGCTATAAGAAATTTCAGAAGGGGAAAATAATTATAATTCCTGGAATTTTTAATAGAATTGCAGTTTTTGGAACTAGATTTTTTTCAAGAAAGTTTGTTGTAAGAATAGCTAGAAAAATTCAGGAAAAAAAGAAAGATTCTTAA
- the dapF gene encoding diaminopimelate epimerase, protein MLKFEKYQGAGNDFIIVTERELIEKGIPEYGEFASQVCDRHFGIGADGLIILKYVASMPFMFFFNGDGSQAPMCGNGIRCFSHYLANNHLVEGDEFVVKTVPGDLMIRVNYDEEKDDFSARVNMGKPVFNVKELINTEKEQFLREKINIDGTEIEISYIFMGTDHSVIFVNDFNDYNIDEFGKKIENYTDLFPKKVNVNFVKVHDRKHMEVITWERGAGRTLACGTGVTASAVLAKTFGFVDEKVNVKVPGGQLVIEYEGGENDAFMTGPSEKIAEGLYKYQR, encoded by the coding sequence ATGTTAAAATTTGAAAAGTATCAAGGTGCGGGGAATGATTTTATTATTGTTACTGAAAGGGAACTAATTGAAAAGGGGATACCTGAATATGGGGAATTTGCTAGTCAGGTTTGTGACAGGCATTTCGGAATAGGTGCAGATGGTCTGATTATTTTAAAATATGTGGCAAGCATGCCATTTATGTTTTTCTTTAATGGAGATGGAAGTCAAGCACCAATGTGTGGAAATGGAATAAGATGTTTTTCACATTATCTTGCGAATAATCATTTAGTTGAAGGGGATGAATTTGTTGTAAAAACAGTTCCTGGCGACTTAATGATAAGAGTAAATTATGATGAGGAAAAAGATGATTTTTCAGCAAGAGTGAATATGGGTAAACCTGTTTTTAATGTAAAAGAATTGATAAATACTGAAAAAGAGCAGTTTTTAAGAGAAAAAATCAATATCGATGGAACAGAAATTGAAATTTCATATATTTTTATGGGAACTGACCATTCTGTAATATTTGTAAATGATTTTAATGATTACAATATTGATGAATTTGGTAAAAAAATTGAAAATTATACTGATTTGTTTCCAAAAAAAGTTAATGTAAACTTTGTGAAAGTGCATGATAGAAAACATATGGAAGTAATCACTTGGGAACGTGGGGCAGGACGGACATTAGCTTGTGGAACAGGCGTAACTGCTTCAGCAGTATTGGCAAAGACTTTTGGATTTGTTGATGAAAAAGTGAATGTAAAAGTTCCAGGCGGTCAGCTTGTTATTGAGTATGAAGGTGGAGAAAACGATGCTTTTATGACAGGACCTAGTGAAAAAATAGCTGAAGGATTGTATAAATATCAAAGATAA
- the dapA gene encoding 4-hydroxy-tetrahydrodipicolinate synthase: MKFEGSYVALITPFKNNGTELDEDKLRELVNYHIENGTSGIVPCGTTGEAPTLTFAEHEKVIKIVVEEVKGRIQVVAGAGSNNTTRAIELTKYAKELGADAALSTCPYYNKPSQRGLYEHYKTIAQEAKFPIMLYNVPGRTGTNIEAETIAKLAELPEIVAVKEATGSLEQMIRIQDLCGDKIEILSGEDHLILPMLSIGAKGVVSVVANIMPQEMSDLISSFLNKNFDKAFELHTKLYDVSRNMFVEGNPVTVKAAMKILGKLDNDIVRLPLTAAEADTYGKLTKVFKEKGIF; this comes from the coding sequence ATGAAATTTGAAGGTTCATACGTGGCTTTAATTACGCCATTTAAAAATAATGGAACGGAATTGGATGAAGATAAATTAAGAGAATTGGTAAATTATCACATTGAAAATGGAACATCTGGAATAGTACCTTGCGGAACGACTGGAGAAGCTCCAACTCTGACATTTGCAGAACATGAAAAAGTAATAAAAATAGTTGTGGAAGAAGTGAAAGGAAGAATACAAGTAGTCGCTGGAGCAGGATCGAATAACACAACAAGAGCGATAGAACTTACAAAATACGCAAAGGAACTGGGAGCGGATGCAGCGTTAAGCACTTGCCCATACTACAATAAACCAAGTCAAAGAGGACTTTATGAACACTACAAAACAATTGCACAGGAAGCAAAATTTCCTATAATGCTTTACAATGTGCCTGGAAGAACAGGAACAAATATCGAAGCAGAAACAATCGCAAAACTGGCTGAACTGCCTGAAATTGTAGCTGTAAAGGAAGCGACAGGAAGTCTTGAACAAATGATAAGAATTCAGGATTTATGCGGAGATAAAATTGAAATTCTTTCAGGAGAAGATCACCTAATCCTGCCAATGCTGTCAATCGGCGCAAAAGGAGTCGTTTCTGTAGTTGCCAACATAATGCCCCAAGAAATGAGCGATCTAATCAGTTCATTCTTAAACAAGAACTTTGACAAAGCGTTTGAACTGCACACAAAATTATACGATGTAAGCAGAAACATGTTCGTGGAAGGAAACCCTGTAACTGTGAAGGCTGCTATGAAAATACTTGGAAAACTTGACAATGACATAGTAAGATTGCCATTGACGGCAGCTGAAGCTGATACTTATGGGAAATTGACAAAAGTGTTTAAAGAAAAAGGGATTTTTTAA